Genomic segment of Panthera leo isolate Ple1 chromosome B2, P.leo_Ple1_pat1.1, whole genome shotgun sequence:
accttttttttccctcaaccaAGAGGTCTCACATGTTTATTACTGAACCAACCTATAGGTGCAGAAACATCATAACCAAGAAAAGTCAATTTCCTGATAGAACAGATCTACTGGTCAGGCAGTAAGGATGTGATGGTGTAGAAACACATGACTTTCAGGCAGCATAAATGTGTGCCATCTCATGTTCGATCCCTTACAGACCCAGCTTCGTTCTTCTCCAAAGCCGCCTCTTGGAGTTGTATCGGATTTTATTACCAGTTTTCATCTGAATCCACCGGGTAATGGGatgattctgcttttgtttcttggccaGGAATCGCTTGATCCTGAAAGACTTGTGAGAAGACATGGCGAGAAACGGTCAGCCACACACACCACGATGGCAGAGAAGAGCAAAGactgaacttttatttatttatttgagtatagttaacacacaatatTGCAGTTTCAATGATCGACTTAGTGATTTGTCAGGTTTGCACATTATGCTTTGTTCACCTCAAGTGTAGCTACATCTGCCACCTTACACTGCTATTAACAGTATCACTGACTGGATTCCTTATACCgtgccttttatttccatgacttattcattccataactgaaagcctgtatctccctctcccttacTTGTTTTGCCCAACATGCTACTCctcttccttctggcaaccacaGTTTGTTCCTATATTTAcagatctgattctgctttttgtttattctttttttctagactccactcatatgtgaaataatttggtatttgtctttttatgtctcacttatttcacttagcataataccctttaggtccatccacattgtctcAAATGACACAAtgtcatcctttttatggctgcataatactccatcatgtatatatgtatacatgtcacattttctttatccattcatatattgatggacatgtaggttaCTTCTATATcttagctactgtaaataatgcttcaaaaacataggggtacatatatattttcaaattagtgttttcattttctttgggtaaatacccagtagtggaattattaaattatatgttatttctacttttattttttgaggaagctccatactgttttccactgtggctgcaccaattcaccttcctaccaacagtgcatgagggctcccttttctccacatcctcatcaacacttgttatttcctgtcattttgattttagcttTCTAATTGGTGTAAGATAATatatcattgttgttttgatttgcattttcctgatgattagtgatgttgagcatcttttcatgtgtctattggccatctgtatgtcttccttgggaaaatgtctattcaggtcttctgcccattttttaattggattgttagtttttttggtgttgagttgtataagttctttatttattttggtattaattcttatcagatatatcatttgcaaatatcttctcccattcagtagggttttttgttttgttttgttttgttgatgatttcctttgatgtacaagagctttttattttgatgtagtcccaaaattattaaatgaaatgactgggtgactcagtcacttaattgtctgattcttgattctcacaaaccgtgagactgagccccacatggagctctgcgctgacagtgcagagcctgctaaagattctctctctctctgcccctcccctactctctctctgaaaataaataaacattaaaaaaactgaatataaggggcggctgggtggctcagtcggttaagcgtctgacttcagctcaggtcatgatctcacagtccatgggtttgagccctgcgtcaggctctgtgctgacagctcagagcctggagcctgtttcagattctgtgtctccctctctctgaccctcccccgttcatgccctgtctctctctgtctcaaaaataaaataaaaaaaaattaaaaaaaaaacaaaaaaaactgaatataagaaaattattaaagacctcaaatagccaaagcaaccttgagaaagaacatgGTTGGAGGCATcacacatcctgatttcaaactatattaaaaagccatagtaattaaaacattatGGTAGTGGcctaaaaatagacatatagaccaatgaaacaagatagagcccagaagtaaagccatgcatatatgatcaactaatttatgacaaaacagccaagaatatataatggggctaaagatagtctcttcagtaaatggtgctgggaaaagtggacagtcacatgcaaaaaaatcCCCAACCGACCAACCAACCACCCAACTGAACCAAattaaaccaaagaaagaaagaaagaaagaaagaaagaaagaaaaagaggaccactatcttataccattcacaaaaactaactcaaaatggattaaagacttgaacatgacctgcaaaccataaaactcttagaagaaaacagagggagtGAGCTTCTTGACATCattcttggcaatgattttttgtatctgactccaaaagcaaagacaacaaaagcaaaaataaaaagtgagactatatcaaactaaaggcttttgcacagcaaacatcaacaaaatgaaaaggcagcattctgaataggagaaaatatttgcaaatcatagatCCAATatggggttaatattcaaaatatttaaagaactcatacaactcaatggaaaaaaacaaacaaaaatcaaccaaTTCCATTGAGAtataggcagaggatctgaataggtatttttccaaataacataTACAAATGGTGAACAGGTACATTAAAATGTgcttgacatcactaatcatcaagaaaacacaaatcaaaaccacaatgagatgtcacctcatacctgtcagaatgactattatctttttttttactttttttcttttatttttttcttattctttttttttacatttttttacatttatttatttttgagagacagagcacaagtgggggaggggcagagagagaaggagacacagaatttgaactaggcttcaggctctgagctgacagcacagagcccaatgtggggctcgaactcacaaacagtgagatcatgaccagagctaaagtcgagcgctcaaccgaccgagccactcaggcgcccccagaatgactattatcaaaagacggggagggggaggggagacaagAAATAACTGTGTTGGCGAGGAAGTGAAGATAAGGAAAACTTTGTGCTCCTCTACAGTGAGGGATAAGGgctgtaaattggtgcagccaatatgaaaaacatttatgcagattcctcaaaaacttaaaatagaactatcatatgattcaacaattttacttccagatatttatccaaaggaaacaaaaacactaactcaaaaagatatatgcaccctcatTTTCTATGCAGCatttttaacaatagccaagacatataAGCAAGTGTCTAACAATGCATGAATGTATAAAGACAATATGGTATgtaaatacaatggagtattattcagccataaaaaagaaaatcttgccaactgacaacatggatggaccttgaagtcATTTTaccaagtgaagtaagtcagacagagaaagacaaataccatatgatttcacttatatgtaaagtaaatgtaaaatctgaaaacaaacaagcaaaactgcCAAACTCCTAAGTACAGAAAATAGACTAGTGATTGTCAGAGGCAGGGGCCAGGGAATAGGCCAGATGCGTGAAGGTAGTCAAAAGGCACACTTTCAGATATAAATTAAATGTCATGGGGATGaaatgtacagtatggtgactatagttaataacattaTATTGTACATTTGAGAATTGCTAAGGGAATAGATCTTAAATGCTCTTATTATAAGAAAAACACTAGTACTGTGAgaaatgttaactagacttactgtgatgagcatttcacaatatatacaaatagtgaatcatgttatacacctgaaattaatgtaatattatatgttaattttatttcaattaaagaAACTAAATCATAGAAGCTACTGTACGATTATATTTctctgaataatttaaaatacacagaaaaaatgcTAGATACATAGAAGACACTTAAATTGATAAATTTGTTGATGAATTGCACTgaattaaattctaaataatgtttgattttaaaaagcatgcaAATTTGAGTTTAGCCAGTACAAATTTCAttggaactttttcttttttttttttttaacgtttatttatttttgagacagagagagacagagcatgaatgggggagggtcagagagagagggagacacagaatctgaaacaggctccaggctctgagcagtcagcacagagcccgacgcggggctcgaactcacggaccgcgagatcgtgacctgagccgaagtcggacgcttaaccgactgtgccacccaggcgcccccattgcaACTTTTTCTTAAGTGAAAGTCCACATGGAAAATAAGAGATAAAGGTGGAATTGTATTGATTGAAACAGGGGATCCACATCATAACTGCCCACTGTCTCCACCTTCTAACCTAAATACCCATCCACCACAAAAATCTTTGGAGAAGCTCTATGAATCCCCTAAAGTTTATCAGAACACTTAAACATGAGCCTAGTCTCATAATATACCTGATAATCCTTTGTAAGTGAAGTGTGGCTTCTTAATTAACTAATGCTTTAGTAGCTCTTCCCTTTGgacatctataaagaaaaaatatgaatagttcaatctttagattttaaaatcaaaagtcatAAGATAGGCCAAAGAGATTTGTGAAGATCTGAtgaaaaatgcattcaaaatgaTGACtcaaatgaatcaaaataaaaacaacaaagaaaacaaagaaaattctctTCTCATCCAGACTTCTCAGGAGTCACATAAACAGCCAGCTATaaacccaaagagaaaaatcaccttTGATCATAGTTTGGCATAACCACATGTCCCTTAAAATCTCTGCTCACTGACTCCAACATTAGGAATGTCTGTGTCTTAATATTATGtggatattcatttttttcagaagcCAAGTTACGTGTCTTGTATCAGACACACACTCATACTTCCGAATTTCCATGAAACAATTCTTTCTGCATTTACTCAAAATGCAACCTGAACAAAAAACTATTCAGAACTTGATTATAAATAGATTCTTTTGTTAGTTAAAAATCTGGTTCCTTTCCTGACAGCGAAATGCCTTTTGGagcttctaaatatttattttaaaacctcacCTAGCTCCTAAAATAGTAGATTCAccttttataaatcataaatgaaagaatggtCTAAAACTTAAATGCAATTATCTTATAAAATAAAGTCTTGTGGAGCTTATTTAAACTCAGACTTCAAAACattgatttttactttcaatAATATATAACCATTACATTTAATACCTATTTTCTCTACTGATATATCCACATTGTGATTTAAGTAACAGTAGGAAGAATTTTATATAGCTGTCAAATCTCTCAGTCAACTATATTTTAGAGATCTACTTTCCCAGTTGTTTGAATAGCCTTTATAATAAGGTACATGAAATTTGTAAGTAAAGCTAAAATAGATTGTGAAAAATCTTAGATTATTTCTTATTAGACGATGTAAAATTTATGAAATACCAAGAAGAGCTTTTATATTCCATCTTCAAAATtgattttatacttcttttattgtttgtatgGATTCACATTTGCTTTAAATGTACATGTGTTTTGTGGAGGACGGGGAACAGTACGTCCAAAGACGTTGTCATATGACAGTATCTGATGTagcattttaaacattattttgacATCTCTAATAAAAATCAGGACATACTTCAAAGTATACATCAAGAACTATTACTTATAAACCCAGagcaaatgaaatggaaaataatattctCAGCAATTTAATTTGGATTACATCTATCCATGTTTACTTGCTTCTGTACACTTAGACGCActaatgctaaaaaaattaatgttggcAAGAGGAGCTATGCTAAAAACTTTTCCTAAGACATTAATTCCCTCTTATTTTTTGGAATGCATAATCTGTAAATTTTACTGACATTGTAAATCAATCAAAAGTGCTTAGAATACCAAATGAGTGTATGCTTCATAGTTAAATGTACAAtaatggaaaagatgaaaaacattacTGCACCACTGGTATGGTGGGAACGCTTATCTAATTACACAGCTCATCAGTTCCTGCCAAATAAAAGGGCAACAGCCAGGTGGAGCATCTTGATTTGCTATGTAGTTCTTTAACAGgaatgttcaaaaatattttattaaatctgaaaGAGGTAATCATCAAAGATCAGTTATTAATCCACCCAGAAAAATGTACTCCTTTCAGCCTTGTTTTTGGAGCAGTGATTTCAGCCATCAAATATGAATACTTTTTTATAACACACTGATACTACACAGCTATAatcttctttgttattttcaatAATTCTGAGTCTTTCCTGTATGGCATAGgggttctttgttgttgttgttttagaacaaaaatttaagtttatttatgtattttgagagagagagagagcgtgagcaggggaggtgcagacagagagggacagagagaatcccaagcatgctcctatgctcagtccagagcctgatgcagggctccatctcatgaaccatgagaccatgacctgggctgaaatcaagagtcagacgtttaaccaattgagccaaccagatgccctgGCACAGTTTTTAATAAACCCAGCTCTTGAACAATTGTATAATCAGTGGCACACCTAAAAGGGTACAGTTCCTCTTTACAGAGAGAACAACTAATAaagctttcaaaatgaaaataaaaataaaataaaacaaaacatctctCTTTATCAATAGCTGCCATTTATCAAGATCCAGGAACAATATAGCTACACCCGCACAATGAATAGTCACCTAGAGATTTAATCAAGCATAATTTTATGCAGTTCTGGAGTAAAgtaccaatttttctttttacagtaaACCTTAGACAGAAGTCTAAGGAAATATGCCCTGTTATGGTTTCAATTGTTTCCTGTTATTACTCAATTGAGTTACCAGCTGGTCCTTCTCTTGTCTTATGGTTCCTCATCCTCCATGTTAGACTGTTTCCATACTATGTAAAAAATACCAGCCCCTGCAGATGTTcactctatatattttaaaatacaatacaatgtCTCAAACAAACATGTCCACATCAATAACTATGTGTGTTTGCACTTTACAGTGAACAAATGATTGTAATTATAGATGCAACATGTAGCATTACCATCTTCATTTCACATGATGCAATGTGCCTTCTATAAAACGCTACCTTCTGTTCCTTAGTATCAGATAGGTTTTGTGGAACACTTTAGGTAAGCAGAACaatgggagaaagaggaaaataaaaccgTTACTGACTACTTACGATGTGCAAGACTATTACACCATAGAAACATTATATTTTGTCTAATTCTTATACTAAGTTT
This window contains:
- the LOC122219157 gene encoding 60S ribosomal protein L39-like; amino-acid sequence: MSSHKSFRIKRFLAKKQKQNHPITRWIQMKTGNKIRYNSKRRLWRRTKLGL